A stretch of the Streptosporangium sp. NBC_01755 genome encodes the following:
- a CDS encoding SDR family NAD(P)-dependent oxidoreductase: MSKLATSADVAVVGLACRLPQADGPAAFWDLLTGGVDAVTERTGDGGPRWAGRLADKAAFDAAFFGLSPREARYTDPQQRIMLELGWAALEDAGIVPGVLKGTPTGVFIGAMADDYAYLSHRAGHIGHYSLTGIGRGIIANRLSYFLGVNGPSLTVDTGQSSSLAALHLACESLRSGESEIALVGGVNLIMAEESTNIVEEFGGLSADGRCFTFDARANGYVRGEGGVCVVLKRWEDGDDAYAVIRGTALNNDGGGDSLAVPRGEAQQAVIRATCRRAGVAPSDLHYVELHGTGTAVGDRIEAAALGAVFAPGRDSPLLVGSVKTNIGHLEGAAGLAGFLKAVLSLRHRVIPPSLNFAEPNPEIDFDAWRLQVVQDNTPLPDGAVAGVSSFGVGGTNCHVVLSSTGREVDAPENPVEAPLLWPMSGKTAGAVRDQARVLHAELLSRPDLSPADVGFSLATTRTVFPHRTVIGATSRTEFLGALDTLTGPNVVSAKARAEVKPVFVFPGQGTQWVGMGTELLDTSPVFREQYTACAKALKPFVTWDPFSVLDDEAALARVDVVQPVLWAFMVSAAALWRSYGVEPAALVGHSQGEIAAANVAGALSLEDGARVVAMRSKVIGERLAGRGRMASVTMSLDELRPLLRSGISVAAVNGPKSVVVAGEPGPMRQLVDELTQADVRIKLIDVDYASHTAQVEPVMAELAELLAPIRPQEPRIPIQSTVDDSEVLDGDYWVRNLRQRVEFEAATDALKAAGHEVFLEMSPHPVLTPSIEGDVSAVGTLRRDDGGLDRFLLSLATAYTHGVTVDWHAVFDAARRVRLPGYVFQRRRYWLDEPEKAERPAAVDMAGIVAAEIGAVLGHTDLDPTATFKELGIESVTAADLRARLVAATGLSLSTTVIYNHPTPAALTSHLDALADGSSESARVTQERVAGDDDPVVIVGMACRLPGGVDSPAALWRLMDSGADAISGFPVDRGWDFDALSTVPQRGGFLADAAGFDSDFFGISPREALAMDPQQRVLLEVTWEAMERAGIPPSSLHGTRTGVYLGAMAQDYGARMHEASGDAEGYTLTGTSPSVLSGRVAYTLGLEGPAITVDTACSSSLVGLHLAAQGLRAGECSLALAGGVTVMSTPGIFLEFAKQGGLSPDGRCKAFADAADGTGWAEGVGVLVLERLSDARRNGHQVLAILRGSAVNSDGASNGLTAPNGLAQQRVIEQALDDAGLCAEDIDAVEAHGTGTRLGDPIEAEAILATYGQNRSTPLLLGSLKSVIGHAQAAAGVAGVIKMVLAMRQQTLPRTLHIDEPSSRVDWSGGQVELLTSSRPWPDNGCPMRAGVSSFGISGTNAHVILEQGPETPEGEDTPQERAPGVVPWVVSAKTGESLRGQARRLGAHVEAGELDPVDVGLSLVVSRSVFEHRAVVVGGGRGELVAGLGAVASGEPAAGGVVAGVADVVGKSVWVFPGQGAQWVGMGAALLGESPVFAARMAECAAALEPFVDWSLLDVVRGVEGAPGLDRVDVVQPASFAVMVSLAAVWESLGVRPDAVVGHSQGEIAAAVVAGGLSLQDGARVVALRSRLIADRLAGLGAMASVASPVEQVRERLSVWDGRVSVAAVNGPNSVVVAGEVQAVEELVERWSGEGVRVRRIAVDYASHSAQVDLIGEELAQVLTGVAGRAVRVPMLSTVTGQWVEGPELDGGYWCDNLRNTVAFAPAVGQLLEQRYQVFVEVSPHPVLTVGIGECVDEGDAIAVIAGTLRRDDGGLDRVLVSAAELFVRGVRVDWRAVLTGGRRVDLPTYAFQHRRFWPNARQSGDARVLGLSATRHPLLGAAVSLADSDGVLLTGCLSVRSHPWLADHMVAGMVFFPGTGFLELAVRAGDQVGCEVVEELTLVAPLVLGEDEAVVVQIAVGAPEETGRRSVSIYTRPADAADEVKWVRHATGTLAMGTRMAAASPAVSFDAAVWPPAGATAIELDGLYKQLAEGLLVYGPVFQGLRAAWWGEGGEVFAEVALPEQAQSDAGAFGVHPALLDAALHASTFAGLDVAAGTRLPFSWQEVSLHATGAALLRVRLAKVAEDAVSLSAVDAAGEPVLSARSLVLRPFSPDQVAVGGGPATMRDGLFRLDWTPLPEVPVVDPVSMAVVGFAGFEPDALGLAGMWESVEVHRDLSALAEAGPVPGVVLVEVVTEPMVDAVAAAHGVTAGVLGLLQGWLADERYGDSRLVFVTRGAVSAGEGESVTDLAAAAVWGLVRSAQSENPGRFVLVDVDGQEISAPVLAGVLASDEPQVAVREGGVRVARLASLGSGAGLLPLAGVPWRLGSRNKDSLDALELLPFPAVAEPLGARQARVAVHAAGINFRDLPDGLNALGWFQDKVGLMGIEAAGVVLEVGPEVDGLRPGDRVMGLAAGAFGPVVVTEATALVKVPDGVSFEQAATIPVAFLTTYYGLMDLAGLREGESLLVHAGAGGTGMAAIQLAQRLGVEVFATASPAKWDVLRSLGIPDDHIASSRSLEFEERVRAVCGGRGIDVVLNSLTGDFIDASARLLRPGGRFIEMGKLDIRDQDQFPGVVYRWFDVLDAGPERLRQMLGELEGLFAAGELRPLPVTAWDVRRGREAFRFMSQAKHTGKIVLTMPRRWNPDGTVLITGGTGGLGAEVARHLVAEHDVRHLLLASRRGLEAAGARELERELAAQGAHVTIAACDVADRDQAAALLAQVDAGHPLTAVIHAAGVLDDGIIASLTPERLDAVLRPKVDAAWHLHELTADLDLAGFVVFSSMAGVMGTAGQGNYAAANVWLDGLMAHRRAQGLPGLSLAWGLWSQATGMTGGMSQTDVQRMTATGLLPITTEQGLALFDAALASDASLVVPVPLNMPEAMPAQLVPPLLRGLLRGTRRTAASAHAADEGGLVRQLAGLPQAERPRFVVDLVRTQTAAVLGHSDPAAVDVRRDFRELGFDSLTAIELRNRLNVAAGLRLPATLIFDYPTPAAVTDHILSALWQADPDSGSGPPDPLAALRHLEASLSATPDDRAEIAARLRALAARFDTAVPGDELQEEEFDLDSATDDELFDLLDRG; the protein is encoded by the coding sequence ATGAGTAAACTGGCGACTTCGGCGGATGTAGCTGTTGTGGGGCTTGCTTGTCGGTTGCCTCAGGCCGACGGCCCAGCGGCATTCTGGGACTTGTTGACCGGTGGGGTCGACGCGGTCACCGAACGGACCGGTGACGGTGGGCCGAGGTGGGCGGGACGGTTGGCGGACAAGGCGGCTTTCGACGCGGCCTTCTTCGGGCTCTCCCCACGAGAGGCCCGGTACACCGATCCGCAGCAGCGGATCATGCTCGAACTCGGCTGGGCGGCGCTGGAAGACGCCGGCATTGTCCCGGGTGTCCTTAAAGGGACGCCGACCGGTGTTTTCATTGGTGCGATGGCCGATGACTATGCGTATCTGAGCCACCGCGCCGGGCACATCGGCCACTACTCGCTGACTGGAATCGGCCGTGGGATCATTGCCAACCGCCTCTCGTACTTCCTGGGTGTCAACGGGCCGAGTCTGACCGTCGACACCGGGCAGTCCTCGTCATTGGCCGCCTTGCACCTGGCGTGCGAAAGCCTGCGGAGCGGCGAGAGCGAGATCGCCCTGGTCGGCGGCGTGAACCTCATCATGGCCGAGGAGAGCACCAATATCGTCGAGGAGTTCGGTGGGCTGTCCGCCGACGGGCGATGCTTCACCTTCGACGCTCGCGCCAACGGTTACGTGCGCGGTGAGGGCGGCGTCTGTGTCGTGCTCAAACGGTGGGAGGACGGCGACGACGCGTACGCCGTCATACGGGGAACCGCGCTGAACAACGACGGTGGCGGTGACTCGCTCGCGGTGCCGCGCGGCGAGGCGCAGCAGGCGGTGATTCGGGCCACTTGTCGCCGGGCCGGGGTGGCGCCGAGCGATCTGCACTACGTGGAATTGCACGGGACCGGCACGGCGGTCGGCGACCGGATCGAGGCGGCGGCGCTCGGCGCGGTCTTCGCCCCGGGCCGGGACTCGCCGTTGCTGGTCGGGTCGGTCAAGACGAACATCGGTCACCTGGAAGGCGCGGCCGGGCTGGCAGGTTTCCTGAAGGCCGTGCTTTCGCTGCGGCACCGGGTGATTCCGCCCAGCCTGAACTTCGCCGAACCCAACCCCGAGATCGACTTCGACGCCTGGCGCCTCCAGGTCGTCCAAGACAACACCCCGCTGCCAGACGGTGCGGTGGCGGGTGTCTCGTCGTTCGGAGTCGGCGGGACCAACTGTCACGTCGTGCTTTCGTCGACCGGGCGCGAGGTCGACGCACCGGAGAACCCCGTCGAGGCACCGCTGTTGTGGCCGATGTCGGGCAAGACGGCGGGCGCGGTCCGCGACCAAGCCCGCGTCCTGCACGCGGAGCTGCTGTCCCGTCCCGACTTGAGTCCCGCGGACGTCGGCTTCTCGTTGGCGACGACCCGCACCGTGTTCCCGCATCGGACGGTGATCGGCGCAACCAGCCGGACCGAGTTTCTGGGGGCTCTCGACACCCTTACCGGACCGAACGTGGTCAGCGCCAAGGCCCGCGCCGAGGTGAAACCGGTCTTCGTGTTCCCTGGGCAAGGGACGCAATGGGTCGGTATGGGGACCGAACTCCTTGACACCTCACCGGTCTTCCGCGAGCAGTACACCGCCTGCGCGAAGGCGTTGAAACCGTTCGTGACCTGGGATCCGTTCAGCGTGCTCGACGACGAGGCCGCGCTCGCCCGAGTGGACGTCGTGCAGCCGGTGCTGTGGGCGTTCATGGTCTCCGCCGCCGCGCTTTGGCGTTCCTACGGTGTCGAGCCCGCAGCGCTCGTCGGTCACTCCCAGGGCGAGATCGCCGCGGCGAACGTGGCCGGCGCATTGTCCCTAGAGGATGGTGCGCGTGTCGTCGCCATGCGCAGCAAGGTCATCGGTGAGCGACTTGCCGGTCGCGGGAGGATGGCATCGGTCACGATGTCCCTCGACGAGCTGCGACCGTTGCTCCGGTCGGGAATCTCGGTCGCGGCGGTCAACGGCCCCAAATCCGTCGTCGTGGCAGGTGAACCTGGTCCGATGCGGCAGCTCGTCGACGAACTTACGCAGGCTGATGTCAGGATCAAACTGATCGATGTCGACTACGCCTCCCACACGGCACAGGTCGAACCTGTCATGGCGGAGCTGGCCGAGCTGCTCGCTCCGATACGACCACAGGAACCTCGGATTCCCATCCAGTCCACGGTGGACGATAGCGAAGTGCTGGACGGCGACTACTGGGTGCGCAACCTGCGCCAGAGGGTTGAGTTCGAGGCGGCGACGGACGCGCTGAAGGCCGCCGGGCACGAGGTCTTCCTGGAGATGAGCCCGCATCCGGTGCTGACACCCTCGATAGAGGGTGATGTCTCGGCAGTGGGCACATTGCGTCGCGACGACGGAGGACTTGACAGGTTCCTGCTGTCCTTGGCGACCGCGTACACCCACGGCGTCACCGTGGACTGGCACGCGGTGTTCGATGCCGCGCGCCGCGTCCGGTTGCCGGGCTATGTCTTCCAGCGCCGGCGGTACTGGCTTGACGAGCCGGAGAAAGCCGAGCGGCCGGCCGCCGTGGACATGGCCGGAATCGTCGCCGCCGAGATCGGCGCCGTGCTCGGCCACACCGACCTCGACCCCACTGCCACGTTCAAAGAACTCGGCATCGAATCGGTCACCGCAGCCGACCTGCGGGCCAGACTCGTCGCCGCGACCGGGCTTTCGCTGTCCACCACGGTGATCTACAACCATCCGACTCCGGCGGCGTTGACGTCTCATCTGGACGCTCTTGCCGACGGATCGTCAGAGTCGGCCCGTGTGACCCAGGAGCGGGTGGCCGGCGACGACGATCCCGTGGTGATCGTGGGAATGGCGTGCCGTCTGCCGGGTGGAGTGGACTCGCCGGCCGCGCTCTGGCGTCTGATGGACTCCGGTGCCGACGCGATCTCCGGTTTCCCGGTCGACCGTGGCTGGGATTTCGACGCGTTGTCGACGGTGCCGCAGCGAGGCGGGTTCCTGGCCGATGCGGCCGGGTTCGACAGCGACTTCTTCGGGATCAGCCCGCGTGAGGCGCTGGCGATGGACCCGCAGCAGCGAGTGCTGCTTGAGGTCACCTGGGAGGCGATGGAGCGGGCCGGAATCCCGCCGTCGTCGCTGCACGGCACCCGGACCGGCGTGTATCTCGGTGCGATGGCGCAGGACTACGGCGCCCGGATGCACGAGGCGTCCGGTGACGCCGAGGGCTACACGTTGACGGGCACCTCGCCGAGTGTTCTGTCCGGCCGGGTGGCGTACACCCTGGGGCTGGAAGGTCCCGCGATCACGGTGGACACCGCGTGCTCGTCGTCGCTGGTCGGCCTGCACCTGGCCGCGCAGGGGCTGCGGGCCGGGGAGTGCTCGCTGGCGCTGGCGGGCGGGGTCACCGTCATGTCGACGCCGGGCATCTTCCTGGAGTTCGCCAAGCAGGGCGGCCTCTCTCCGGACGGGCGGTGCAAGGCGTTCGCCGACGCCGCCGACGGCACGGGCTGGGCCGAGGGCGTCGGCGTGCTGGTGCTGGAACGCCTGTCGGACGCCCGCCGCAACGGCCATCAGGTGCTGGCGATTCTGCGGGGCTCGGCGGTGAACTCCGACGGCGCCTCCAACGGGCTGACCGCACCGAACGGCCTCGCCCAGCAGCGGGTCATCGAACAGGCCCTGGACGATGCCGGCCTATGCGCCGAAGACATCGATGCGGTCGAGGCGCATGGCACCGGGACTCGTCTGGGCGACCCGATCGAGGCCGAGGCCATCCTCGCGACCTATGGCCAGAACCGGAGCACACCACTTCTGCTGGGATCACTGAAATCCGTCATCGGCCATGCCCAGGCGGCGGCCGGCGTCGCGGGCGTGATCAAGATGGTGCTGGCGATGCGGCAGCAGACCCTGCCGCGCACGCTGCACATCGACGAGCCATCGTCCAGAGTGGACTGGAGTGGTGGTCAGGTCGAGTTACTGACCAGCAGCCGACCGTGGCCGGACAACGGTTGTCCGATGCGGGCCGGTGTGTCGTCGTTCGGGATCAGCGGTACCAACGCGCACGTGATTCTCGAACAAGGACCGGAAACACCGGAAGGGGAGGACACTCCGCAGGAGCGGGCGCCGGGTGTGGTGCCGTGGGTGGTGTCGGCGAAGACCGGGGAGTCGTTGCGTGGGCAGGCTCGTCGTCTGGGCGCGCATGTGGAGGCCGGCGAGCTTGACCCGGTGGATGTGGGGTTGTCGCTGGTGGTGTCGCGGTCGGTGTTCGAGCACCGTGCGGTGGTGGTCGGCGGGGGGCGCGGCGAGCTGGTGGCGGGGCTGGGTGCGGTTGCCTCGGGTGAGCCTGCGGCGGGTGGCGTGGTCGCGGGTGTGGCCGATGTCGTCGGGAAGTCGGTGTGGGTGTTCCCGGGTCAGGGGGCGCAGTGGGTGGGTATGGGCGCTGCCTTGCTGGGGGAGTCGCCGGTGTTTGCGGCTCGGATGGCGGAGTGTGCGGCGGCGTTGGAGCCGTTCGTGGACTGGTCGTTGCTGGATGTGGTGCGGGGTGTGGAGGGGGCTCCGGGGCTGGATCGGGTGGATGTGGTGCAGCCGGCCTCGTTCGCGGTGATGGTGTCGTTGGCGGCGGTGTGGGAGTCGCTGGGGGTTCGCCCGGACGCGGTGGTGGGCCATTCGCAGGGGGAGATCGCGGCGGCGGTGGTGGCCGGTGGCTTGTCGTTGCAGGACGGTGCGCGGGTGGTGGCGTTGCGCAGTCGTCTGATCGCCGACCGGCTGGCGGGGCTGGGGGCGATGGCGTCGGTGGCGTCGCCGGTCGAGCAGGTGCGTGAGCGGTTGTCAGTTTGGGATGGGCGGGTGTCGGTCGCGGCGGTCAACGGCCCGAATTCGGTGGTGGTGGCCGGTGAGGTCCAAGCCGTCGAGGAGTTGGTGGAGCGGTGGTCGGGTGAGGGGGTGCGGGTGCGGCGGATCGCGGTGGATTACGCCTCGCATTCGGCGCAGGTCGATCTGATCGGTGAGGAGCTGGCGCAGGTTCTGACGGGGGTGGCAGGGCGTGCGGTGCGGGTGCCGATGTTGTCGACGGTGACCGGTCAGTGGGTGGAGGGGCCGGAACTCGACGGCGGGTATTGGTGTGACAACCTGCGCAACACGGTGGCCTTCGCTCCGGCGGTGGGGCAGTTGCTGGAGCAGCGGTATCAGGTGTTTGTGGAGGTGAGTCCGCATCCGGTGCTGACGGTCGGCATCGGTGAATGCGTGGACGAGGGTGATGCGATCGCGGTGATCGCGGGCACATTGCGTCGTGACGACGGCGGGCTCGATCGGGTCCTGGTTTCGGCGGCCGAGCTGTTCGTCCGCGGTGTGCGGGTGGACTGGCGGGCCGTACTGACTGGTGGACGCCGGGTCGATCTGCCGACCTATGCCTTCCAGCACCGGCGGTTCTGGCCGAATGCCAGGCAGAGCGGTGATGCCCGCGTTCTGGGTCTGTCCGCGACAAGGCACCCTCTGCTGGGGGCGGCGGTGAGTCTGGCCGACTCGGACGGCGTGCTGTTGACCGGCTGCCTGTCGGTGAGGTCGCATCCGTGGCTGGCCGATCACATGGTGGCCGGGATGGTGTTCTTCCCGGGTACCGGGTTCCTGGAGCTGGCGGTCCGGGCGGGTGACCAGGTCGGCTGCGAGGTGGTCGAGGAGCTGACCCTGGTCGCGCCGCTGGTGCTGGGTGAGGATGAGGCGGTCGTGGTCCAGATCGCGGTGGGTGCGCCGGAGGAGACCGGCAGGCGAAGCGTGAGCATCTACACCCGGCCCGCTGACGCGGCCGATGAGGTGAAGTGGGTACGGCACGCCACCGGCACGCTGGCCATGGGCACCCGCATGGCCGCTGCTTCCCCTGCCGTGTCGTTCGATGCGGCGGTGTGGCCTCCGGCCGGTGCGACCGCGATCGAGCTGGACGGTCTCTACAAGCAGCTGGCCGAGGGTTTGCTCGTCTACGGCCCGGTGTTCCAGGGGTTGCGGGCGGCCTGGTGGGGCGAGGGCGGCGAGGTGTTCGCCGAGGTCGCACTGCCTGAGCAGGCGCAGTCGGACGCGGGTGCGTTCGGGGTGCATCCGGCATTGCTGGACGCGGCGTTGCACGCGTCGACGTTCGCCGGGCTGGACGTCGCGGCGGGTACGCGGTTGCCGTTCTCCTGGCAGGAGGTGAGCCTGCACGCCACCGGAGCGGCGCTGCTGCGCGTCCGGCTGGCCAAGGTGGCCGAAGACGCGGTGTCGCTGAGCGCGGTGGACGCCGCCGGGGAGCCGGTGCTGTCGGCGCGTTCGCTGGTACTGCGCCCGTTCTCGCCTGATCAGGTCGCTGTGGGTGGGGGGCCGGCGACGATGCGGGACGGGTTGTTCCGGTTGGACTGGACTCCGCTGCCGGAGGTCCCCGTGGTCGATCCGGTGTCGATGGCGGTGGTTGGTTTTGCCGGGTTCGAGCCGGATGCGCTGGGTCTTGCGGGGATGTGGGAGTCGGTTGAGGTTCATCGTGATCTGTCGGCGCTGGCCGAGGCCGGTCCGGTGCCGGGGGTGGTGCTGGTCGAGGTTGTCACCGAGCCGATGGTGGATGCGGTGGCGGCGGCGCATGGGGTGACCGCTGGGGTGCTGGGTCTGCTGCAGGGGTGGCTGGCCGATGAGCGGTATGGCGATTCGCGGTTGGTGTTTGTGACGCGGGGTGCGGTGTCCGCGGGTGAGGGTGAGTCGGTCACTGATCTGGCGGCCGCTGCGGTGTGGGGTCTGGTGCGGTCGGCGCAGTCGGAGAACCCGGGCCGGTTCGTGCTGGTGGATGTGGACGGGCAGGAGATCTCCGCGCCGGTGCTGGCCGGGGTGCTGGCTTCGGACGAGCCGCAGGTGGCGGTGCGCGAGGGTGGGGTGCGGGTGGCGCGGTTGGCGTCGCTGGGGTCGGGGGCGGGCTTGCTGCCTCTGGCTGGGGTGCCGTGGCGACTGGGCAGCCGCAACAAGGACAGTTTGGACGCCCTGGAGCTGCTCCCCTTCCCGGCGGTGGCGGAACCGCTGGGGGCTCGGCAGGCGCGAGTCGCGGTGCACGCCGCGGGAATCAACTTCCGGGACCTGCCGGACGGACTCAACGCGCTGGGCTGGTTCCAGGACAAGGTCGGCCTGATGGGCATCGAGGCCGCCGGGGTGGTCCTGGAGGTCGGCCCCGAAGTCGACGGCCTGCGTCCGGGCGACCGGGTGATGGGTCTGGCCGCGGGCGCGTTCGGCCCGGTGGTCGTCACCGAGGCCACGGCCTTGGTGAAGGTCCCCGACGGGGTCTCCTTCGAGCAGGCGGCCACGATCCCGGTGGCGTTCCTGACGACCTACTACGGGCTGATGGATCTGGCCGGGCTGCGGGAGGGCGAGTCGCTGCTGGTGCACGCGGGTGCCGGCGGGACCGGCATGGCCGCGATCCAGCTGGCCCAGAGGCTGGGGGTGGAGGTGTTCGCCACCGCCAGCCCGGCCAAGTGGGACGTGCTGCGCTCGCTGGGCATCCCCGATGATCACATCGCCTCCTCACGGAGTCTGGAGTTCGAGGAGCGGGTCCGCGCGGTGTGTGGCGGGCGGGGGATCGATGTGGTCCTCAACTCGCTGACCGGGGACTTCATCGACGCTTCCGCGCGGCTGCTGCGCCCGGGCGGCCGGTTCATTGAGATGGGCAAGCTGGACATCCGCGACCAGGACCAGTTCCCGGGGGTGGTGTATCGCTGGTTCGACGTGCTGGACGCGGGGCCTGAGCGGTTGCGGCAGATGCTGGGCGAGTTGGAGGGGTTGTTCGCGGCCGGTGAGTTGCGGCCGTTGCCGGTGACGGCGTGGGATGTGCGGCGGGGCCGGGAGGCGTTCCGGTTCATGAGCCAGGCCAAGCACACCGGCAAGATCGTCCTGACCATGCCCCGGCGGTGGAACCCGGACGGCACGGTCCTGATCACCGGCGGCACGGGTGGTCTGGGTGCGGAGGTGGCCCGGCATCTGGTGGCCGAGCACGACGTACGGCACCTGCTGCTGGCCAGCCGTCGGGGCCTGGAAGCGGCCGGGGCACGTGAGCTGGAGCGGGAACTGGCCGCGCAAGGCGCGCACGTGACCATCGCCGCCTGCGATGTGGCCGACCGGGATCAGGCGGCGGCGCTACTGGCGCAGGTTGATGCCGGTCATCCGCTGACCGCGGTGATCCACGCCGCGGGTGTCCTGGACGACGGGATCATCGCCTCGCTGACGCCGGAGCGGCTGGACGCGGTCCTGCGGCCGAAGGTGGACGCCGCCTGGCATCTGCACGAGCTCACCGCAGATCTTGATCTGGCCGGGTTCGTGGTGTTCTCGTCGATGGCCGGGGTGATGGGCACCGCAGGTCAGGGTAACTACGCGGCGGCCAATGTGTGGCTGGACGGGTTGATGGCCCACCGCCGGGCGCAGGGGTTGCCGGGGTTGTCGCTGGCCTGGGGATTGTGGTCGCAGGCCACCGGGATGACCGGGGGCATGTCACAGACCGACGTTCAGCGAATGACCGCCACCGGGCTGCTGCCGATCACCACCGAGCAGGGATTGGCGTTGTTCGATGCGGCCCTGGCGTCGGATGCGTCGCTGGTGGTCCCGGTCCCGCTGAACATGCCGGAGGCGATGCCCGCTCAGCTGGTGCCGCCGCTGCTGCGCGGTCTGCTGCGAGGCACCCGCCGTACGGCGGCGTCGGCGCACGCGGCCGATGAAGGAGGGCTGGTACGGCAACTGGCCGGCCTGCCACAGGCCGAGCGGCCCCGCTTCGTGGTCGACCTGGTCCGCACTCAGACCGCCGCCGTCCTTGGACACTCCGACCCCGCGGCGGTGGACGTCCGGCGGGACTTCCGCGAGCTGGGTTTCGACTCGCTGACCGCGATCGAGCTGCGCAACCGGCTCAACGTGGCCGCCGGGCTGCGCCTGCCCGCGACATTGATCTTCGACTATCCGACCCCGGCCGCGGTCACCGACCACATCCTCTCGGCCCTCTGGCAAGCCGACCCGGACTCCGGCAGCGGGCCACCCGACCCGCTGGCCGCGCTACGACATCTGGAGGCGAGCTTGTCCGCCACCCCGGACGACCGGGCCGAGATCGCCGCCAGGCTACGCGCCCTGGCGGCCCGGTTCGACACCGCCGTCCCCGGCGACGAGCTGCAGGAGGAGGAGTTCGACCTCGACTCCGCCACCGATGACGAACTCTTCGACCTCCTGGACAGGGGCTGA
- a CDS encoding DUF5999 family protein, translating into MCQHKPPCPPANAPDHNAARLVSFHPEQGWGLLCNGVVLFDDTGELLPDGRSIPAHRGSYVQAA; encoded by the coding sequence ATGTGTCAGCACAAGCCTCCGTGCCCGCCCGCAAACGCGCCTGACCACAACGCGGCCCGCCTCGTGTCGTTCCACCCGGAACAGGGGTGGGGGCTGCTCTGCAACGGCGTGGTGCTGTTCGACGACACCGGCGAGCTTCTGCCCGATGGGCGCAGCATCCCCGCTCACCGGGGTTCCTACGTGCAGGCGGCCTGA